The segment GAGATCGATAATCGTCGAGACGACGCTGGAATCCGCCGACCCGCCGTCAACGTAGCAGGGGATATCCTCGCCGAAATAACCGTAAGCCTGATCGACACTCAGCGCCGGCGGCTTCCCTGCGGGGTTGGCGCTGGGGGCGACCAGGGGTTCGTTCAAGACCGCCAGCAGCTCGAGCAACAGCTCGTCGTCCGGCACCCGCAGGGCGACGGTGCGCCCACCGGCCAGGGGGGCGCGGGGCAACTGCGGACCGGCGGGCAGAACCAGGTTCAGCGGCCCGGGCCAGAAGCGCCTCGCCGGTATCAGCCAGTTGTCTTTCCGGGGTTCGCAGTACCTCTCCACCCAGTCGGCGGCGCCGATCAGGCAGACCAGGGCCTTGTCGCGGGGGCGGCCCTTGAGCCGATAAACGCGCTCGACGGCGGCTTCAGCGGCCGCCCGGGCGATCAAACCGTAGGTCGTGTCCGTGGGCAGGCAGG is part of the Candidatus Coatesbacteria bacterium genome and harbors:
- a CDS encoding threonylcarbamoyl-AMP synthase → MSNAPKRDGAWPFPGYSPGCEGFAGLVRLLRRGGTACLPTDTTYGLIARAAAEAAVERVYRLKGRPRDKALVCLIGAADWVERYCEPRKDNWLIPARRFWPGPLNLVLPAGPQLPRAPLAGGRTVALRVPDDELLLELLAVLNEPLVAPSANPAGKPPALSVDQAYGYFGEDIPCYVDGGSADSSVVSTIIDLVGSPPRLLRQGRISPEELRRLPGLAELVLSTRAR